The nucleotide window TCGGGCATCCGCTCGGGCGCGATGAGGAAGCGGGACGGCTGTTCTTCCTGCTCGAGGTGGCCGACAGCTTCATCACGTACCGCTCGCGCTACCGCCTCGATCCGATGCTGCCGCTGGTGCTCGACCTGCTGCTGCTCGACGAGACCAACCCGCGCAGCCTCGCCTATCAGCTGGCCAGCATCTCGCAGCACCTCGCAGCACTGCCGCAGGCCAAGCAGGGCGTCAGCCTCACCGACGAGCGCCGCATCATTCTGTCGATGCTGACGGCGATCCGCCTCGCCGACGTCGAAGCGTTCGCCAAGGACAGCGCGCGCTCGGAGCTGCAGGCGGCGGTGCGCAACCAGCTGCGCCTGCTGCCGCAGCTCACCACGGCCATCGAGCGGCACTACTTCAACCTGCTCGAGGAACAG belongs to Actinomycetota bacterium and includes:
- a CDS encoding alpha-E domain-containing protein, whose translation is KLYRVANLTRDRLSLEAWRVLSHFRPGADWRRELAAAPPEALLDLIEDGLGWLAAFNGLMHENMTRNKGWVFLDMGRRVERAGNMSEAILWLFGHPLGRDEEAGRLFFLLEVADSFITYRSRYRLDPMLPLVLDLLLLDETNPRSLAYQLASISQHLAALPQAKQGVSLTDERRIILSMLTAIRLADVEAFAKDSARSELQAAVRNQLRLLPQLTTAIERHYFNLLEEQPHRVHTRIEPKP